The Nicotiana tomentosiformis chromosome 2, ASM39032v3, whole genome shotgun sequence genome includes the window AGCCAAAACACAAGCAGCTTTGGTTTTTTTGGTGATATGTTACAAGTGCTGCCTTTTACGCACATCAGACTTGGCCCAATATAAAGAACCAAAGGTACAATAAGATCCAACAAGGTAATTCTCTTCAAAACTCACGATAAAATAGGAAAAGAAAAGGACTGTAGATCCTATTAATCATATGTTATGTATGGGTTGGATGGACTGGACACTGTATGATCACAATAATATACTTGAAGAATGTTGACAAATGTTAGCTTTCCGTAGGAAGTGAGGAATGACGAAAACTGCAGGGAAAGAGTTTCCTAAATTCTTAGGTGCTTCTCTGAAAGCCCCAGGAAAATATAACGATACCTAGTGAATAAATCTTTTAAACccttttcttttactcttttttctATTAAGTTAATAAATAGGTAAGgtttccttgagccgagggtctatcggaaacagcctctctatctctATAAGGtaggtaaggtctgtgtacacactaccctccccaaaccccatttatgggaatacactgggtttgttgttgttgttgttttaataAATAGGTAAGGTGTGGGATTTAAGCAGAGGCTCAAACCGTAAGACCTACTCTCACAGGGCTGCTTCGTTCAGTCATTATTTCCCCAAAAAGAAACAAATCGACATTAAAGAAATATTCGCGACTAATCATTACCATAACATTTTCATTAGTAGGACCTCCAGCTCGCCAAGACAACATCTTGCCTGCAAAAGTGGAAGAACAGCAGATCAGTATGTCACTGGTAGATTGCTCGATGGAAATAGAAACAAGGATATCCCTAAAAGCCGGCGAAAGCAATCAAATGTACATTAGTCCATAAACCGCAATGAAAGACACAGCAAAGCAAATTGGCAAATGTGTACATTATAAGCATGCATCACATTCATGAAATGTCATGCAGATATGACTACAGCTCAAAAATCTACGAATTAACATCATTACCAAAAGGCTGTACAAGCTGCTTAGATATTGAAGCCACAGGAATACGCCAAAACCAGATAACCAGCAACAAGTACGTCAAGACCTGTGTGATTAGCAGGTGAATAAGCATATTACCACTTAAATGAAGCTTGCAAACCACTTAACCCCATGCATACCTGCAAAATAGTTAGGCCTTTTGTGTATGTATCATATGACAATTTCGTCTCTTTGCTGCGAATTGCTTGATCTGCAACAGAGAATGATAAATGTGtaaatttattgataaatttcaTGTTGAGCTGAAAGAGTTAGTATGCTGCACCTTGTCCTCTACATTTGAAACGCTCTTGCATTCAACTCAATCTAGTCTTTTAACTAGTCAAATTACTATAGAAAAATTGAAAAGATCAGCTAATAGTACTGGCATAGTCTGAAGTGCTTCCAAGTATTCCTTTATCTCGTGGTTTCATATCCATGGTAGGCTGAGTACAATGGACAAGATTTACATTTATTTGGAACTCATTGCAGAATGCTCGTTCTTTGCTTTGTAATGCTATTGATAATGAGGATCGTCAATTCTTTTAAAGTAATCTTTTCCGTCACAAATGTAATTTGGTGGGATATGATGACTGTTCTTTTGTCTACAAGAGGCAGCATAAATCTGGGCACAATCTGCTAAATTTGGGCATAAAATTCATGGAAGACGAATCACTTCATTAAGTGGGTGAATAACTTGTCCCTGGCAGTAACCAGTAAGTTCTATCAGCAATGTTCTATTCCCTATAGCAAGAAAACAGCTGAACGTATCATATCCGAATATACAGAAGTCAAGTCCAATATTCCTTCTAAAAGCTACTATATCAAGCCAGGGCAGCACAGCCATGTAGTATTTGTCATTCTAGGTATGGATTATGAGTAAAGTACTAGTTTCTATTCTAAAGAAGATAGAATATAAGCGATACTTTTGGCAAGTTCCTTCTCCTTGGCTGTAGCTAACCTCCTCAGTTTTGCAGCTTGTGCAAATGTTGACGGCCTGAAATATATCCGAAGGCACTAATCAATTTTCAATACCATAGAACCTCCCTAATGACATGATCAGTTTTATTTACCATATGAAAAGAGAAAACTATCATGTGCCCTCTGAAAACTCCACTTTCTAGTTTCATTATATATTACTAACTATCAACCCACTTATCAATCAAGTATAACTACGGTAACTCAACATAAAAGAAAATCTTTGAAAATTCACggcaaagaaaaatcaaaatgaaATCTGGCTTAGGATAAGCTCTGACGTACAAAGAAAAGATACTAGTAGTAATTTATATGACTAAGACTACATATGCCCCAAGGGTGCGGCTCAGCGTTTAGTGATGTTGGATTCGACCATGGGAAATCATGGTTCAAATTCTAGCAATACCAGCAAAGACAAAAATCTCTAGGTGATTTATTCTCATCTGTTTAACCCTTGATTTAGGTACCTATACAGGTGGGAGTAGCAGGTACCCTTGATTTAGCTGGCCTGACACTACTGTTattaacaagaaaaagaaaaaactagATGTGAAGTCTGATTACTAAACAAGATATCACTTACTGTGACAAGGCACTTGCCTCCTTTAGCAGCTGCTTAATTTCTGCACGCAGCTGCATATCCTCGGAGCTTGTGGAACCTTTCTGAAAAAAGTTTAACAGTTTATACCATAGAACAACATCAATTGTAGATCAAGCCATTATTTAACAAATATTAAGATATCTATGATACTTATAGAACAAACAAAATCGAATTGACTCAAGCCTCCACATTGAACAAATCAATCATTAACATATCGACAGATGTTTCATATCTCTCAAAAGCAAAAACTTAAAAGCTGCTATTTCACCAAATCAAAattaagattttaaaaaaaaaactgataTTCATTATCGAGTCATTGTGAAATTAACTTAAACCGAAAATTGttaaatagaaaatttaaaaggaaaattgTGATATAAAGAACATGAAAAACATAAGAATAACCTTTTTATTGATTTCGAAATAGCGGGAAAGGAATTGCAAAGCTACGACAATAAGGAATATCATCGGCGCGGCTATTGATCTCCCTACTTTAGCCGTTGATTCTTCCATTTTCGTCGCTGCTGTTTTTATGGTTCGAATTGCTCTTTTCTGCTTTACCTATTTTGGATTTCCCGATCCGTATCAGTTGTCCTCGTCGCCTTTGGAACCAATATGAGCTTGGATTTCCAGCTTTTTTATCTTTCTCTTCTCTCTATTCTCctggtttttcttttttcttttttattttttttcttttcggcccttgcttttcttcttctttttttttctagcTGTTAGAGgtgttaaagaaaaaaaaataaataaataaaaaaaaaaaaggaaaagctgGACCAAATTAATAGCACGCTTGGCCAAGCTTATCAATAGCCCAAAAgtgcttccttttttttttctcaaaaatatttttttttctaacttgagttgtttggccaagctattttggagagaaaaaaaaattggaaagaagtagaaatagtttctgagaagcagaaaaaaagtAACTTCTTCCTAAAAGCAGAAGCAAAAACAGTTTTAactttttcttcttaccaaaTATACCCttaataaaatatagtatataccaaaataatcgttaaacctaatacttaggatattaatgtataaatattttttattatttttaggatagctttctaatatatagtgactttaggggtgaatgcttttatatttgttgaataatttttaatatatttaacttatattaaaagaattaagtacttttaaattttattttcatattttacttaaataaaataaaaaaaattaattattgcatgtaataacaaatttttaagattatttatttacttataatattagctattaagtaaatctattcatgtccttattcataatttgatacttaaaagcactttctgaaaagtttggccaaacaaaaATTATTgatcaaaagtgcttttcagaatgattagccaaacacaaattgcttatctccaaaagtacttttttcaaaagcactttcaaaaaaaatacttctcaaaataagctgaattcttcagcttggccaaacaggctataaaccTATTTAAAACAAATGATGTGCTTGGATTGATTTGTTTTATGGTAAATATTGGAAAAATTGACAAattttaatttgacttggtatCAAACAAACAAATTACATAAAACGATTCTgcgcactatatatatatatatatatatatatatatatatatatatatatatatatatatatgtttatttgtatagaattattttttttaaatcgaACAAATGATTAATTATTACAAAATATGTATCTATTTTGTTAGTTACATAAGTTATTATGTGGAATGACAGAACAAACAAGTAGTAAGATATGTTTTCATTTCTGAAGTTGGCAAGGCAGCGATAATGAGTGGAGCAAGTGCTTTTATTCCAACTTATAAAGATTATAGCGAAATATTTAAAGTGGTGCAACTTATTGTGATATTATGATGAAATTTGTGAAAAAAAATGGGGAAATCAGAATTGAGCCAAAGAACCAATTTGATTTTATATCCCGCTAAATAAAAATGGCTTCATATGTGTTGAGTGTGTGAACAATGTCTCACATAGAAAgcataaaagaaaaagaagttaCTTATAAGGAGCTCATAGTATTAAAGCCAATACTTTGACAAGACGAGTATGTAGATGACGGAGTAAAGGCATGTGGCTCTACTTAGTGCCTTTGCCCCTCTATGAGCTGGTTTACTATCTTTACCCATAACTTCAAAGACTATACACAGTCTCTTCTCTGTGTGCGTGAACAAAGTCTCACATGAcaagtcaaaaaaaaaaagaaattacttATAAGGAGTTGGTGCTTGTTTCACtctagaaaataattttttcttaTCCAGACACGTAATTTTCTGAGCTCATATGACTCAGGCAATCACTTTTCACTAAATTTATGGAGTCATTCAAAATACAGTCATGTGTCACATATAAATGAGAAGACTTAACTCCTCGAGCCACTACTAATGAGCACGTGGTGAGCTTCCATTGGCCATTAAAGAGGGCATTATGATAACCTTTACCATGTAATATTTTTGCGAAAATCATATGAAAAGGAAAGTCTATAGCATTCTTAACATTCTGAAGAACTAACATTGTATAAGTATTGGTCTTCAAACAAACTGTGTCAACACCAAATACCTTAACCTCACTAGCATTGCCCATCTTTAATACTCCAGAGTTAACAAGAGTATAAGATGAGAAAAAGTCTTTTCTTGGTGTAGCATGTAAGGTAGCTCCATAATCTAGTTACCAACTTGTCTCATGTGATACCAAATTGATGATGTTTTCATCATAAGCAAAGAGAAGGTCATCTCGAACAGTATCAACAATATTGTTCTCGTTATTTTCAGTTTTCTTTCCTTCTCTAATGTTCTGCTTCAACCTATAGAAAAACTTTCCAGTATATATCCTTTTTTGCCATGTTGCACGAATAATTTTGGTATTTGGATTTtgacttacttttacttttacctTTACCTTTACCTTTATTCCTCATACTTCTTGTTCTATCTCTCTCCCAGTCTTATGTAACCAAAACATCTGCATGTGAGGACAAACCTTACGATTTTCTTCTTGCTTCCTCATTCAACACAGACTCTTggtgtcacaccccaaacttggagagcgcgaccggcgctcaaccgagagaacccggccgagcaagcctctttgattaccttctacccaaactcatctatgaataaataggagatatactccattaatcaaataccgagaagattttattaacaacttccttttcatttccattagcagtttcattcataatttccaaaatattacgagtttatagaattaatgaaaataaaaatatgatttccaaatatCAACATTTCCAGTTCAATTCTCAAtttcaaccataacccacaacctgtctacggagcctataagtacaatagaagagtaatagggaaatgccggcaataagaccacggctatacctcaaaacacagtgcgtgagaaacaaaagatacatgacctccGAAATGAAGGGggttcaccaagtcagctgaagaaATTGTACCGCTATCACAGATAAATATCGCCTGCTGTGGatccacatgcatccattaaagatgcagcgcccccggcagataggacgttagtactgtcgaatagtactagtatgtaaagctaaaaattctctttcaaaatagaatgactATATAAGAAAAGataacacatagaaacaacaagtcacaatcaacaatatccaattgtccagttaaaacataataattttcaaaatacgaacttcatatacaattttagttgggagatcattagcaccgatataccaccgtctttgttagcacggagtctgatcacacccgatcggctaggccatctccccacgaataaTGTGGTTTGACGAGTGAAGCGAAAGAAATttattaccaagagtagtaccaccatatgcgcaacatggcgtccgatctccacccgatcagctaggccgccttcccacatgtgggttgacttttccaatccacaattgttactagttttatcccaaattaaggggaataatatcataattttctccaatattttaattctatcccaaataagggaaataatcacaatccaccacTATACCGACATGTGTAGTTTCATGTgtaggccttatgacccacccttcatcggttttgctaatgatgctcccaaaaatattttttatttgatttgcacacaaaggtaacataaatacaattgtactcgcCTCAACaactttcacattgtataaattcttattagtatttccagacactcacaacaataatatttccttggctcatttggccattcacaataatatttattcctggcacggtgaccgtatttcatattccacagtttcacctctttcaatttcaaagatcaccatcaaatatcaacatatataatattccagcaatcatataactcaaatttattagtaatgggaactttaaacgcaaaaggtttcttcccaaataaTGGGGTATACTGACCAGCAATACaagcacacatcaaaatcataagcaatcaatacatcatttattcttgcaatactccttcccataaataataatatacaatttcaacacccgagtatgtaagaactcgaagcatactggatatatttataaagcaaagcattagttaaagcataCACTTATgagcatgaatttagtacaaacgTTTTTAGGCAATTATATTTTCGAAATCGTTtctaaacaattgagtcgaggcgcatttcatattctttatcgtaTTTTCTCAGATCATTTTCACTAccagccacaatcataacttaaattcttttcacgttggccacacactatatcccccaattcaattatttcatttccagCCACCTTTATATGTTATCAACAATAAaatatttccaatcaagactttaggtacatatACGAGCAATTAAGagttaagaatattgagattttctcgcacaatttggcatactaactttcatttgaaatacgattcaaagtcataacattttaatacacaacccatactttaaaactcacgggaacattatggaattcgattctaagagataaagtttagccaacatacctcaattgagcttcctttaaactctaaaacatttcataattcttagcacttcgatctattttacaattataacaagttggacaaaaaattaggaagatggtcatgattctagctcatttgaacatattatcaaacactaggtgtgcatcaatgttcttaaggcccttttgtgaaagattccatcattccccaacccattctctaccatttctagctcacaaccttcccgcatatttcaagaataaatgcatgcaagacaacaaccccaaTACCCAAAAATTATCTCTTTAATTATCgcattttttgtaaatttttgaaattgagagttagggcatagattcttacctttaggatgaagacttgcTTTGTTAATCCTTACTGactgagcaagaattgatggataataggttaaaggttactcccccactctaagaactctctctcactctaaaaatatcagaaatgtgctcaaaatgggcTATGGTATAAGTTTTAATGAAGAAGGGCCGGGTTTAAAAATTCCCAAAAAGGAAGCTCCGGGACAGGATATGTGCGAccacagaatggatatgcggtccgcatatcggccgcacaaattGGGTGCCAAGACTGGAAAGAAACTTactgggtctgcggtcactatgcggcctcgtagacctgttatgcgatcgcataatgcgccgcagaacctccctccgcaaaactccaaggctgattgtgcgacaagagtgcggcccgcaaaatggttatgcggtggCATAATGGGCCacaaaaatgacatcaaaatgacccagaaaaactgcctcactctccgatcattctgcggccgcataatgggtcgCAAAAATGCCTAtatctgccaaatattttccttcaactccctaacGAACTGTTCAATCTAAAAAGTCCGAaatgaagaatttctactattattaacctctacgcctgccCCGATATCACAGAACCCCAATTTTTAGAAAAACTTTCACGGGGCCTTATACTTGGCTTATTCTATGGTCACGCCCAACTCtaatcctaaaaaggataagcggtcgctacaaatataatccggtttacaagtccggagtcaaatcccacatagaactaaggcttagctatagTTGTTGACtaccactaagaagacaagtttgaacaattcctaagttataaatattaagattcttatatttaactaattaactaataaacTAAAAcagtaaattaacaactaaagatactaagggttggagactaaattcaagaggtctagagttatgatttttccaattgtcggaatcATTCCCGCTATGTTTCCTATAATTTTGCCtatgtattctctactgatcgtgagtaCTTTAGGTGCCGtgattctctctcgagcaactacaataattgACTAggcatattctctcgaactacgctagttggctTTACCAAACAGCTCACTATAACCACGTCAAAGTTTTGTTATTTCTAAACCTACCTTTAAACCCGAtgtattgatttctcacatacgttaggagtgacgttgttcaacaaccacctaaatatgtatcctttctcaagcaacacataataaataggcacagtcaaacgatggccattcaatcaactgaaataagcacgtagttgaacaaatagacaaATTCAAaggttaaattatattaaaacataacaagaattcatcctccaagaggttccatcaaaaccttagataacaaattagatattcataatagtatgcataactacaatactagaattcataaccaataatagaaataggaagaaggaagtgagaaacttgtagaagaattctccgcatTATTCCTAGTGTGTTCTtacctccttaggtcgaatccccagtctccttagcctccttaggtctaaattgtgtcaaaaatatgtcaaaagtactcaaaataccgtttttcatatatatatatatatatatatatatatatatatatatatatatatatatatatatatatatatataccaagtagggtcgggcccaaataatTATACCTTCTACTACGCgaaaaaaggatatttttccaGGTCACGacatccgcggccgcggatttggCCGCGGATTTTGGCCAGTTTCTGCCTCACATCCGCGGCTAGTGCGTGGCCGCGCACTTGTTGCGCATTTTCACCCTGTTatgtttggaatttggaaatatgtaaaacatgaaagttatagcTCTTTGAATTAACTTTCTAACCATATATTGTGAAGCTCAAATGGAGTTCTGAGCAAAAAGTTATGtgcatgttactagacagtgcgcaatatgcctaatcgattcttcgttcgttcttaacGATCAaatttgatccccgaacacgatcccggcttaattacTTGGAttgttactcagacttcaaagctccaaatcacttgaattcattctcTAATATCTACATAGTTctgaatcactcctacaaggcataaaacacacaattagtgcaaaacactagtgattaaagctcaaactcaattaaagtgcagtaaattagagtgtaataatcgactaaaatacgtaattatagcctatcatcagtCACCTTACCACCAAGAGCTGAATTTATCAAAGAAAATGTTTCTCAAGAATCTTACAGTGTTAAGAAGCCAAAATCCTTTTATCTCATAATCAAAATTGACTCCCGTTCCAGACAGCTGATCAATAACACCttgaaaattatttatatgatCAAGAATAGGTCAAGCCCTCACAGTTTTTTTCGAAAGGACTCATACCATATTAAGAGTATTCAACTCATTATAAgtaacttttttttctttctacttTTCATGTGAGACTTTTTTTGCACATATCCAACAATTTACGTATTTGAAAACTACGCAAAAAATATTATAGGTCACAAAAAAATTAGTAATTTGATATATTTAAAAGGCATATGAAAAAGATCTCAACCAAAGAAAAATTTATTTGACTCTCGAAATTCAAATACAGTTACATAAATTAGGACAAAAGGAATAGTATTATATTTCACACTATTAGGTATTTTTCCATATTTTCTTATCATATCTGTTTTTTATATCTCTTGAAGGAAAGTAATACATTTACCATAATTTATTTTaccttttacaaaaaaaatttatCTAGTCCTTTTTTcttggaagaaaatattttggacttctataaattaaGAATCCTCCTTTCTCATTTAATAGCATTCACAATGTAGTCATAAGgggtttgagagtcttgtttGGGAGAATTTTTGGGGCAAGTGTTAGCTTGACACTTGTGCGTGCctctttgtgaggttgttctctcggtattttgtactctcttttgtatagTAAATTGATCATCTCTACTTGTGGATATATGTCAATTGACTAAACCACATTAAATActtgtgtctcttttggtatatttttcTTCTGCTGTCTGATTATTGTTAGTGAAGATATACTTTGCTAGCTTCCGCATAACGCCCAATTATTTTGATCCTAACATAAATTGTATTTCAAAAAAaacttagaaaattatatatCTGAATTTACAGTCAAAATTAAGAAATTTATCTTTCGAAATTCAAACtatatcacataaattgggatagAGAAAGTAATACATAATAATACATGTATGAAGAGGACGTCATTAGCGAGAAAATAATGATTGAAGATATAAGCTATTTTTTCATGATCATGGATTGCGGGTTTATAACAAGAATAGTCATTAAGCATATGCTTGTGTTGCTTCATCTATAAATGAGCAAACTAACAATATATATCATGTACTCCATAAGATGACTGTCACATAAAATGCAAATGTTAGAATGGATGTCCGATCATATAAAGCGAGACAAGATTAAAAATGATCAAATTCAACACATAATGAGATCCATGTGGAGATCTCATGAAGGAAGACCACACGCCAAATAAACCTTTCATCCGTTCACGAACCAAGTAAATTGCAAGAACTCCA containing:
- the LOC104093253 gene encoding protein GET1, with the translated sequence MEESTAKVGRSIAAPMIFLIVVALQFLSRYFEINKKKGSTSSEDMQLRAEIKQLLKEASALSQPSTFAQAAKLRRLATAKEKELAKNQAIRSKETKLSYDTYTKGLTILQVLTYLLLVIWFWRIPVASISKQLVQPFGKMLSWRAGGPTNENVMVGIIPWLILSTRVSKSICRRIFN